The Apium graveolens cultivar Ventura chromosome 6, ASM990537v1, whole genome shotgun sequence genome contains a region encoding:
- the LOC141665534 gene encoding replication factor A protein 1-like, with protein MFDQLSFIDASGTTWKINARVTRMWPSISVADNGTETMIGYNLVLLDDADCHVHVFVYADNWKYHAHKIVEGGVFVFSNFYTKEALGSLRPVSSKFRINFSPSTNVERVEDDFMIARHKFEFVDLSNLFAVANAYEKPDSPDYSTDVIGVLVDFEHVWKIKTMYGLKDICKFRITDERDSHKVTVWGNLAVTTDARVKEVKAGFKDGEEEPIIVIASGSVQISTLPASKIYINLDHDFFFAVSQRLREEGYVPSDKTTSSPTTTYVKEVVSVIETVTLKELSEKTSTDFLKMSFMCKVKVKSVEESDNWWHGSCNKNDCHEEVIKFEGKYRCARCKKNYPVPQKRFKIVFLAEDDTEAFNFVLYDRAVKRLLGKTVTNLMAEGYNDPASYPPPLKQIAGREITVKVEFTDDNILVNSTVYYVVDAYECSVSTSPVLEDIDTGTSVSNYTNISVPSLSDGAGTPGSALSTSKRVKKEK; from the exons ATGTTTGATCAACTCTCTTTTATTGACGCTTCTGGAACCACATGGAAGATAAATGCTAGAGTTACCAGAATGTGGCCTTCTATTTCTGTCgcagataatgggactgaaacAATGATAGGATACAATTTAGTTTTACTGGATGACGCT GACTGTCATGTTCATGTTTTTGTTTATGCTGATAACTGGAAATATCATGCTCACAAAATAGTAGAAGGTGGAGTCTTTGTTTTTTCGAATTTTTACACAAAAGAAGCTTTGGGCTCTCTCAGACCAGTGAGCTCTAAATTTCGCATCAACTTCTCGCCATCGACTAATGTTGAAAGAGTTGAAGACGACTTCATGATAGCCAGGCACAAGTTTGAATTTGTTGATTTGAGCAATTTGTTTGCTGTTGCAAACGCATATGAGAAACCTGATTCTCCTGATTATTCAACAG ATGTGATTGGTGTTTTAGTAGATTTTGAGCATGTATGGAAAATTAAAACTATGTACGGTCTGAAGGATATTTGCAAGTTCAGGATTACTGACGAAAG AGATTCTCATAAGGTCACTGTATGGGGTAATCTTGCTGTGACTACTGATGCACGTGTTAAAGAGGTTAAGGCAGGATTTAAAGATGGTGAGGAGGAGCCTATAATTGTTATAGCGTCAG GTTCTGTTCAGATTAGCACACTACCCGCGTCCAAGATATACATCAATTTGGATCATGATTTTTTTTTTGCTGTGAGTCAGAG GCTTCGCGAAGAAGGTTATGTACCTTCTGACAAGACAACTTCTTCTCCAACTACGACATATGTTAAGGAGGTGGTGTCTGTCATTGAAACGGTTACACTAAAGGAGTTAAGTGAGAAAACTTCTACTGATTTTCTGAAG ATGAGTTTTATGTGCAAAGTAAAGGTTAAATCAGTTGAAGAAAGTGACAACTGGTGGCATGGTAGCTGCAACAAGAATGATTGTCACGAAGAAGTTATAAAATTCGAAGGAAAGTATCGATGTGCCAGATGCAAGAAGAATTATCCAGTACCACAAAAGAG GTTCAAGATCGTTTTTCTTGCTGAAGATGACACAGAAGcttttaattttgttttatatgATCGTGCCGTGAAACGACTGTTGGGTAAAACAGTAACTAATCTGATGGCTGAAGGATACAAT GATCCTGCATCATATCCTCCACCATTGAAACAAATTGCAGGAAGAGAAATTACTGTTAAAGTTGAGTTCACTGATGATAACATATTAGTTAACAGCACAGTATATTATGTTGTGGATGCATATGAATGTTCAGTTAGCACTTCTCCTGTGCTTGAAGACATTGATACTGGGACTTCAGTTTCAAATTATACAAAT ATAAGTGTTCCCAGTCTATCAGATGGTGCAGGCACTCCAGGTTCAGCTCTATCGACTAGCAAACGAGTTAAAAAG gaaaagtaa